The following proteins are encoded in a genomic region of Periophthalmus magnuspinnatus isolate fPerMag1 chromosome 23, fPerMag1.2.pri, whole genome shotgun sequence:
- the LOC129457364 gene encoding uncharacterized protein LOC129457364, producing the protein MSLLTCVLVCVLLSSASASPAGLPQHHDADIGDSDLVQDLDQDWTDMWMRSYITMRSSSESQSSEESSEETHLTQASSSESQSSEESSEETHLTQAPSSESQSSEESSEETHPSQVPPMTTGLSGTDLPIVDNSTFPELCPTTSCVTVDIPTETPVTGNRGDA; encoded by the exons ATGTCGCTCTTGACCTGTGTTCTGGTGTGTGTACTCCTCAGCAGCGCCTCTGCCAGCCCG GCCGGTCTGCCGCAGCACCATGACGCAGACATTGGGGATTCAGACTTGGTCCAggatctggaccaggactggacagaCATGTGGATGAGGTCCTACATAACCATGAGGTCCTCCAGCGAGTCCCAGTCCTCTGAGGAGTCTTCAGAGGAAACACACCTGACTCAAGCTTCTTCCAGCGAGTCCCAGTCCTCTGAGGAGTCTTCAGAGGAAACACACCTGACTCAAGCTCCTTCCAGCGAGTCCCAGTCCTCTGAGGAGTCTTCAGAGGAAACACACCCCTCTCAGGTTCCTCCCATGACGACAGGGCTGTCTGGGACAGACCTCCCCATTGTGGACAACAGCACGTTTCCTGAGCTCTGTCCCACCACAAGCTGTGTGACTGTGGACATTCCCACAGAGACCCCTGTCACTGGCAACAGAGGGGATGCCTAG
- the spp1 gene encoding osteopontin, translating into MKVPLLIALLITTVLCRPARKVTPSSSESSEEARRPTATLGGQVALASLSQSASVQHVSVSSNSDESSDASEEQVAADVAVQVKSASVSDSVSAMASASTQSPESEDSDDDNDDDDDDTEESETEESESSESGEASTVSTATESPVIVTDDVTTATIVENITPDPIDPTIVTDDTADSGRGDSLGSYPSEYKSIVYVEDKSYHKVPEPHKSWDYTSKKSTYEPEYGNEVHKAFKVYKGVQVHQELLEGDTSTPEVESQDLSPRQASLDTEVSQSSSSDSVSDSTSDSSRTTEEDGQAKADSISSDSTSTHEESASTSDESPEGESLSQSSEEATPTPGAADSQSDESKESQSEEDTQQPEITTDLPMVVTAK; encoded by the exons ATGAAGGTGCCACTGCTCATCGCTCTGCTCATTACCACAGTCCTTTGTCGACCG GCGAGAAAGGTTACTCCGAGCAGTTCAGAGAGCTCTGAAGAG GCAAGACGTCCAACTGCTACACTCGGAGGACAAGTAGCCTTGGCGTCTCTGTCCCAGTCTGCCTCTGTACAG CATGTGTCAGTGTCCAGCAACTCTGATGAGAGCAGTGACGCTTCTGAAGAACAG GTGGCTGCAGATGTTGCAGTGCAGGTAAAATCTGCCTCTGTGTCCGACTCCGTGTCTGCCATGGCCTCTGcttccacccagagccctgagagTGAGGACAGTGATGAtgacaatgatgatgatgacgatgacaCAGAGGAGAGC GAAACTGAGGAGTCTGAGAGCTCTGAGTCCGGTGAGGCCTCCACTGTGTCCACAGCTACTGAGTCTCCAGTGATTGTGACCGACGATGTTACCACAGCAACCATAGTGGAAAACATAACTCCTGATCCCATTGACCCCACCATTGTGACAGATGACACAGCGGACTCAGGGCGAGGGGACAGCCTGGGCTCATACCCCAGCGAGTATAAGAGCATTGTGTATGTGGAGGACAAGTCCTACCACAAAGTGCCTGAACCACACAAGTCCTGGGACTACACCAGCAAGAAGAGCACCTATGAGCCAGAATACGGCAATGAGGTGCACAAGGCCTTCAAGGTGTACAAG ggtgTGCAGGTTCACCAGGAGCTGCTAGAGGGGGACACCAGCACCCCAGAGGTGGAGAGCCAGGACCTGAGTCCCAGACAGGCCTCTCTAGACACGGAGGTCAGCCAGAGCAGTAGCAGTGACAGTGTGAGCGACAGCACCAGTGACAGCTCCAGGACCACTGAGGAGGACGGCCAGGCAAA AGCGGACAGCATCAGCTCCGATAGCACCAGCACCCATGAGGAGAGCGCCAGTACCAGCGATGAAAGCCCGGAGGGGGAGAGCCTGAGCCAGAGCAGTGAGGAGGCCACCCCTACACCAGGTGCTgctgacagccaatcagacgagagcaaagagagccaatcagaggaggaCACACAGCAGCCCGAGATCACCACCGACCTACCCATGGTCGTCACTGCCAAATAA